A single region of the Deefgea piscis genome encodes:
- a CDS encoding pilus assembly protein PilM has translation MNLDFLKPKAPPLIGLDISSSAVKMVELSQAGRNFSLERYVIEPLPKDAVTDNNIVNSEAVAHAIRNAWRRMGSKVKNVAAALPASAVITKKILVQAGMSERELESQVETEANQYIPFSLDEVNLDFQVLGIAANNPDEEDVLIAAAKKDKVDERVAAIEEAGLKAVVLDVESYATQAAFELMRPQLPNGGENQIVAVVDIGSTAMHMNIFKDGQSIYSRDQGYAGNQLTQEIQRKFNMSAEEAEQAKRQGGLPDNYEPDVLQPFMDTMALEISRSLQFFYTSSNYNAVDHILLAGGCSVIHGLDEAVSSRTQVASTMRANPFFSMSTGKIKGKQIQLDAPSLLIACGLAMRRFDPV, from the coding sequence TTGAACCTCGATTTTCTTAAACCGAAAGCGCCTCCGCTTATCGGTCTAGACATCAGCTCTTCGGCCGTAAAGATGGTTGAGCTGAGTCAAGCGGGGCGCAATTTTAGCCTTGAGCGCTATGTTATTGAGCCCTTACCTAAAGATGCGGTGACAGACAATAATATCGTGAATTCCGAGGCCGTGGCACATGCAATTCGCAATGCATGGCGGCGGATGGGAAGTAAGGTTAAAAATGTAGCCGCAGCGTTGCCGGCCTCAGCGGTTATTACTAAAAAGATTTTGGTGCAAGCAGGCATGAGCGAGCGTGAGCTTGAGAGCCAAGTAGAAACCGAGGCTAATCAATATATTCCATTTTCTTTAGATGAAGTTAACCTTGATTTTCAGGTGCTAGGGATTGCTGCAAATAATCCAGATGAAGAAGATGTATTGATTGCCGCCGCGAAAAAAGACAAAGTCGATGAGCGCGTAGCGGCAATTGAAGAGGCAGGCTTAAAGGCGGTTGTATTGGATGTGGAATCCTACGCCACTCAGGCGGCTTTTGAATTGATGCGTCCACAATTGCCTAATGGTGGCGAAAATCAAATCGTTGCTGTTGTTGATATTGGCTCAACAGCAATGCACATGAATATCTTTAAAGATGGTCAGTCGATTTATAGTCGTGATCAAGGCTATGCGGGTAACCAACTCACACAAGAGATTCAAAGAAAATTCAATATGTCGGCCGAAGAGGCTGAGCAAGCCAAGCGGCAAGGTGGTTTGCCGGATAATTACGAGCCTGATGTATTGCAGCCATTTATGGATACGATGGCGCTTGAGATTTCTCGCTCGCTGCAGTTTTTCTACACTTCCAGTAATTACAATGCAGTGGATCATATCCTCTTGGCAGGAGGATGTAGTGTGATTCATGGCCTAGATGAAGCGGTTTCAAGTCGTACTCAGGTCGCCAGTACTATGCGGGCAAACCCATTTTTTAGTATGTCAACTGGCAAGATCAAAGGTAAGCAAATTCAACTGGATGCGCCTTCATTGCTGATTGCATGTGGTTTGGCTATGCGGAGGTTTGACCCAGTATGA
- a CDS encoding PilN domain-containing protein, protein MLLSAKVDIQNGRNHFLTEENAKLDREIAEIDKLKTEKQALLDRKKIVERLQSNRTETVHLLDQLTRQVPEGVYLKEVKQTNEQLVLTGYAQSNARVSTLMRNLNDSPIFEQPLLIEVKSASVGNQRLSDFTLNIKLTRVDEPAENTASSVKRGQQ, encoded by the coding sequence ATGCTGCTTTCAGCAAAAGTAGATATTCAAAATGGACGTAATCACTTTTTAACTGAAGAAAACGCCAAGCTCGATCGTGAAATAGCAGAAATTGACAAATTAAAAACCGAGAAACAAGCTTTGCTGGATCGGAAGAAAATTGTTGAGCGTTTGCAATCTAATCGAACAGAAACCGTTCATTTACTTGATCAGTTAACACGACAAGTGCCTGAGGGCGTGTATTTGAAAGAAGTTAAGCAAACCAATGAGCAATTGGTATTAACCGGCTACGCACAATCAAATGCTCGGGTATCAACATTAATGCGTAATTTAAACGATTCGCCTATTTTTGAGCAGCCTTTGCTGATTGAAGTAAAATCAGCTTCTGTAGGTAATCAAAGATTATCTGACTTCACATTAAATATAAAACTAACACGAGTTGATGAGCCAGCAGAAAACACGGCTAGTTCAGTGAAGAGAGGCCAGCAATGA
- a CDS encoding type IV pilus inner membrane component PilO, translating into MTLDDLRNLDPKDAGNWPIQVQLGSLIVVLVLTIAAGYFYVWSAQVEELEAGQATEIQLKTEFIDKKKRAINLAEYKQQLLEIQQSFGALLKQLPNRSEMETLLTEINQAGVGRGLLFELFKPGLEIKTAEFVEAPISIKVTGSYHDLAAFVSDIAQLSRIVILSDVKLSASKDQLLTMEATIKTYRALDEAELQAIRQAEAEARKKKK; encoded by the coding sequence ATGACATTGGATGATTTAAGAAATTTAGATCCAAAAGATGCAGGCAATTGGCCAATACAGGTTCAGTTAGGATCATTGATTGTCGTATTAGTTTTAACCATTGCTGCGGGTTATTTTTATGTTTGGAGCGCTCAGGTTGAAGAACTTGAAGCGGGGCAAGCAACAGAAATTCAATTAAAAACTGAATTTATTGATAAGAAAAAACGAGCAATTAATCTTGCTGAATACAAGCAACAGTTGTTGGAAATTCAACAATCATTTGGTGCTTTACTTAAGCAATTGCCAAATCGCTCTGAAATGGAAACATTGCTGACCGAGATTAATCAAGCAGGTGTAGGACGCGGCTTATTGTTTGAACTATTCAAGCCTGGTCTTGAGATAAAAACAGCTGAGTTTGTTGAAGCACCGATCTCAATTAAAGTCACAGGTAGCTATCATGATCTAGCTGCTTTTGTGAGTGATATTGCCCAGCTTTCACGAATTGTGATTTTAAGTGATGTTAAATTAAGCGCTTCAAAAGATCAGTTATTGACCATGGAAGCGACAATTAAAACTTATCGCGCATTGGATGAGGCTGAACTACAAGCGATTCGTCAGGCTGAAGCTGAAGCGCGTAAAAAGAAAAAATAA
- a CDS encoding pilus assembly protein PilP, producing the protein MKRWLLYVLLLTGLTGCFGDEHSDLKEWMVEQSKGLRGKIEPLPEAKVYVAFPYEAFEIADPFRTSKMELAKKTNGSGLAPNMNRVKEVLENYDLEKLRMVGTLQQGAAVQALIRAPDGNLYRVKQGSYMGQNFGMVAKVSETEITLKEIVEDSGGDWVERTTVLGLDDAEQKK; encoded by the coding sequence GTGAAAAGATGGCTCCTTTATGTATTGTTGCTAACGGGATTAACCGGTTGTTTTGGCGATGAACATAGTGATTTAAAAGAATGGATGGTGGAACAATCAAAAGGCCTACGAGGAAAAATTGAGCCGTTGCCTGAGGCAAAGGTGTATGTTGCATTTCCTTATGAAGCTTTTGAAATCGCCGATCCATTTCGAACTAGCAAAATGGAATTGGCCAAAAAGACCAATGGTAGTGGCTTAGCGCCAAATATGAATCGTGTAAAAGAGGTGTTAGAAAATTACGACCTTGAAAAACTACGCATGGTTGGGACTTTACAACAAGGTGCCGCAGTACAAGCGCTAATTCGTGCGCCTGATGGTAATTTGTATCGAGTTAAGCAAGGTAGTTATATGGGGCAAAATTTTGGCATGGTCGCGAAAGTGTCAGAAACTGAAATTACATTAAAAGAAATTGTTGAAGACAGTGGTGGCGATTGGGTTGAGCGAACGACTGTCTTGGGCTTGGATGATGCGGAGCAGAAAAAATGA
- the pilQ gene encoding type IV pilus secretin PilQ: MNKSLARLSYFALCLLTPFAFAIDAANITNVEVSNVSADKQIIKVTFNSAPPTPTSFSVNTPPRIAFDFANTANQTGKNVYPVNGAALRSVNVAEGTGRTRLVFNLQKQASYETSVEGNSYLITVDAAAAANSAVNSAPVRSNTQFSDAKSSSKSEGIQAIDFRRGSAGEGKVIIDLSSPNVGIDIRQQGKNLVVDFSKAGLPKNLERQLDVTDFGTPIQKIETHAQGDSVKMLIEPKGNWEYSAYQTENRFVVEVRDASANKDKVASKANYKGEKLSLNFQNVEVRTVLQVIAEFTGLNIITSDSVGGALTLRLKDVPWDQALDIILQAKGLDQRKTGNVMWIAPRDELAAKEKSELENRKQISELEPTRTEYFQLKYHKADALKTILSDEKQKILSPRGSAVIDPRTNQVVVQDIPSKLEQIRELLTKIDIPVRQVMIEARIVEAEDGFQRQLGVKLHGLYAKGDTAFGGNLTSKDYTSPGGSTFPGPAVGGNVPSVSLPAAGIGGFTPSSIAMLIAGSDGILGLELSALEQDGKLKIVSSPRLVTADQVEAVIEDGQEIPYSTSSQNGATTVEFKKATLSLKVTPQITPDGSVFMDVHVNKDSRGTETINGPAINTKQIKTKVLVESGGTVVIGGIYIENTGNTITQVPLLGDIPVLGNLFKNRSTKKERRELLIFLTPRVLESDLTLR; this comes from the coding sequence ATGAATAAGAGCCTGGCGCGTTTAAGCTATTTTGCTTTATGTTTGTTAACGCCATTTGCATTTGCAATCGATGCGGCCAATATCACCAATGTTGAAGTCAGTAACGTCAGCGCCGATAAGCAAATTATTAAAGTTACCTTTAATAGTGCGCCACCAACACCAACGAGTTTCTCTGTGAACACGCCGCCCCGGATTGCATTTGACTTTGCAAATACCGCGAACCAAACCGGGAAAAATGTTTATCCAGTTAATGGTGCTGCATTACGCTCAGTGAATGTAGCCGAAGGAACGGGTCGAACTCGCTTAGTGTTTAATTTGCAAAAACAAGCCAGTTACGAAACCAGCGTAGAAGGTAATTCGTATTTAATTACTGTTGATGCTGCAGCTGCGGCGAATAGTGCAGTCAATAGTGCACCTGTTCGGAGTAATACGCAGTTTTCAGATGCGAAATCCAGCAGTAAATCAGAAGGGATTCAAGCGATTGATTTCCGGCGTGGTTCGGCCGGTGAAGGTAAAGTTATTATTGATTTATCCAGCCCCAATGTTGGTATTGATATTCGCCAACAAGGTAAAAATCTAGTCGTTGATTTTTCAAAAGCGGGCTTGCCAAAAAATCTAGAGCGCCAACTCGATGTCACTGATTTTGGCACGCCAATTCAAAAAATTGAAACCCATGCGCAAGGTGACTCAGTCAAAATGCTGATTGAGCCTAAAGGCAATTGGGAATATTCAGCCTATCAAACCGAGAATCGATTTGTGGTTGAAGTGCGCGATGCCAGTGCCAACAAAGATAAAGTAGCAAGTAAAGCGAATTACAAAGGTGAAAAATTATCTTTGAATTTCCAAAATGTTGAAGTGCGTACGGTTTTGCAAGTGATCGCTGAATTTACCGGTTTAAATATTATTACCAGTGATTCGGTGGGTGGTGCATTAACACTACGATTAAAAGATGTGCCTTGGGATCAAGCGTTGGATATTATTTTGCAAGCCAAAGGGCTTGATCAACGTAAAACAGGCAATGTGATGTGGATTGCCCCAAGGGATGAATTGGCCGCGAAAGAGAAATCTGAATTAGAAAATCGTAAACAAATTTCTGAATTAGAGCCAACTCGCACTGAATATTTCCAGCTGAAATATCATAAAGCCGATGCGTTAAAAACTATTTTGAGCGATGAAAAGCAAAAGATTCTTTCGCCGCGTGGTTCAGCGGTGATTGATCCTCGTACCAATCAAGTGGTGGTGCAAGACATCCCATCTAAGCTTGAGCAAATTCGCGAGTTGTTGACCAAAATTGACATCCCTGTGCGTCAAGTGATGATTGAAGCGCGGATTGTTGAGGCTGAAGATGGTTTCCAACGTCAACTTGGGGTGAAATTGCATGGTTTATATGCCAAAGGCGATACGGCGTTTGGTGGCAATTTAACCAGTAAAGATTACACCAGCCCAGGTGGCTCGACTTTTCCGGGCCCTGCCGTTGGTGGCAATGTGCCTTCAGTGAGTTTGCCTGCGGCAGGGATTGGCGGCTTTACTCCTAGCTCAATTGCGATGTTGATTGCTGGTTCAGATGGTATTTTGGGCTTGGAGTTGAGTGCATTAGAGCAAGATGGGAAGTTGAAAATCGTTTCGAGCCCACGTTTGGTGACTGCCGATCAAGTTGAAGCAGTGATTGAAGATGGTCAAGAAATTCCATATTCAACTTCATCACAAAATGGTGCAACCACGGTTGAATTTAAAAAGGCGACGTTGTCATTAAAAGTGACGCCACAAATTACGCCAGATGGCAGCGTATTTATGGATGTGCATGTGAATAAAGACAGCCGAGGCACCGAAACCATAAATGGCCCAGCGATTAATACCAAGCAAATTAAAACCAAGGTCTTGGTTGAAAGCGGCGGTACCGTGGTAATTGGTGGTATTTATATTGAAAATACCGGCAATACGATTACGCAAGTTCCACTCTTGGGTGATATTCCGGTATTGGGTAATTTGTTTAAAAATCGATCAACCAAGAAAGAGCGTCGTGAGTTGTTAATTTTCTTGACGCCTCGCGTATTGGAATCAGATCTAACGCTGCGATAA
- a CDS encoding shikimate kinase, whose translation MPGNFYLVGLMGAGKTTVGRALARATQKTFYDSDHEIEARTGARIPMIFEIEGESGFREREAETIAELSKLQGIVLGTGGGAILNPINRNHLRRNGYVIYLRASPEELYSRTCHDKNRPLLQTADPLGKLKELYEQRDPLYREVADLVIDTSQQTVNTLLQLLLKELERQA comes from the coding sequence ATGCCAGGCAATTTTTATTTAGTCGGCCTAATGGGGGCTGGCAAAACGACCGTGGGGCGTGCCCTTGCGCGTGCAACCCAGAAAACTTTCTATGATTCGGATCATGAAATCGAAGCGCGAACTGGCGCTCGTATTCCTATGATTTTTGAAATCGAAGGGGAGAGTGGGTTTCGTGAACGAGAGGCAGAGACCATCGCCGAGCTTTCCAAATTACAAGGCATTGTATTGGGAACAGGTGGTGGCGCGATCTTAAATCCAATTAATCGGAATCATTTACGGCGCAATGGCTATGTGATCTATTTGCGCGCTAGCCCTGAAGAGCTGTATTCACGCACTTGCCATGATAAAAATCGGCCTTTATTACAAACGGCAGATCCCTTAGGCAAACTCAAAGAACTCTACGAACAACGCGATCCGCTGTATCGCGAAGTGGCCGATCTGGTGATTGATACCAGCCAACAAACTGTGAATACCCTTTTGCAATTACTGCTAAAAGAATTGGAGCGTCAGGCATGA